A segment of the Streptomyces sp. XD-27 genome:
CCCGAGGGCTCGGCGTTTGTCCCGCCGCCCGGAGTCACCACCGGTGGGACCGCGGACAGCGGCGCCATCCCGGTGTTCACGCCCGCGAACGGCATACCGACGGTCAGCCTGATCAAGGAAGCGCCGTGGCAGGACCGCATGCGCACGATGCTGCGCATGCCGATCGGCGAGCGCCCGGCGCCGGAGCGCATCGACCGGTACGGCGACGTGGGCCCCGCCGTCCCGCGCGTCCTCGACCTGACCCTGCGCATCGGCGAGCTGCTGCTGGCGGGCGGGGAGAACGCCGAGGACGTCGAGGCGGCGATGTTCGGCGTGGCGCACGCCTACGGGCTGGCCCGCTACGAGCCCACCGTCACCTTCACCCTGCTGTCGGTGTCGTACCAGCCCTCGCTGGTGGACGACCCGGTGACCATCAGCCGCACGGTGCGGCGCCGGGGCACCGACTACAACCGGCTGGCCGCCGTCTTCCGGCTCGTCCACGACATCACCTCGCAGGACGTGACGCTGGAGGAGGCGTACGGGCGGCTCGCCGAGATCCGCCGCAACCGCCACCCGTACCCCGGCTGGGCGCTCACCGTGGCGGCGGGCGTGCTCGCGGGCGCGGCGAGCATGCTGGTCGGCGGCGACTGGCCGGTGTTCTTCGCGGCGGCGGTCGGCGCCATGCTCGGCGACCGGCTGGCGTGGCTGGCGTCGGGGCGCGGGCTGCCGGAGTTCTACCAGTTCGTGGTGGCCGCGATGCCGCCCGCCGCGATGGGGGTCGCGCTCAGTGTCGCGGACGCCGGGCTCCAGGGGTCCGCGGTGATCACCGGTGGGCTGTTCGCGCTGATCCCCGGGCGGGCGCTGGTCGCGGGCGTCCAGGACGGGCTGACCGGCTACTACATCACCGCCTCCGCCCGGCTGCTGGAGGTCGGCTATCTGATCGTCGGCATCGTCTGCGGCGTGCTGACGGTGCTCTACGGCGGTCTGCAGCTCGGCGCCAAGCTCAATCCCGAGGTGGCGCTGCGCCACGTGGAGCGGCCGGTGGTCCAGACGTTCTCGGCGATGGTGCTCGCGCTGGCGTTCTGCGTACTGCTCCAGCAGGAACGTCACACCGTGCTCTACGCGACGCTCAACGGCGGGGTCGCCTGGGTGACGTACGGGGCGCTGGCCGACACCGCCGGGGTGCCTCCGGTCGCGGCCACGGCGGTCGCGGCGGGCCTCGTCGGCCTCTTCGGGCAGCTGCTGTCCCGATACCGGTATGCGTCCGCGCTGCCGTACGTCACGGCGGCCATCGGGCCGCTGCTGCCCGGTAGCGCCACGTACTTCGGGCTGCTGTCGCTGGCCAAGAACGACATGGACCGGGGGATCGCCCACCTCACACAGGCGGCGGCCCTGGCGCTTGCGATCGCGATCGGGGTGAACCTGGGGGGCGAGGTGGCGCGGCTGGTCATCAAGGCTCCGCGGGCGGCGACCCGGCGCGCGGCCAAGCGCACCCGCGGCTTCTGAGCCTGCTGCCAGCCCACCGTTCCGGCGCCGCCCATACGGGTGGATCTCCACGCGGATCGAACCGCGGATCGGGAACCACGGATCGGAACCGCGGATCGGGAACGACGGCGGGGCGGGGCACCTTCGCGGTGCCCCGCCCCGCCGTCACGCGCTGCGCCGCAGGCTCAGTGGTGGGCGCCGCCCGCCGCCTCCAGGCGCTTGATCGACGCCTCGACCTCGGCCTCGGCCTCGGCGCGGCCGACCCAGTTCGCGCCCTCGACCGACTTGCCCGGCTCCAGGTCCTTGTAGACCTCGAAGAAGTGCTGGATCTCCAGGCGGTCGAACTCGGAAACGTGGTGGATGTCCCGCAGGTGCTCCACCCGCGGGTCGGACGCCGGCACGCACAGCAGCTTGTCGTCGCCGCCCGCCTCGTCGGTCATCCGGAACATGCCGATCGCCCGGCACTTGATCAGGCAGCCCGGGAAGGTCGGCTCGTCAAGGATCACAAGCGCGTCCAGCGGGTCGCCGTCCTCGCCGAGGGTGTTCTCGACGAAGCCGTAGTCCGCGGGGTAACTGGTCGAAGTGAAGAGTCGACGGTCAAGGCGGATACGGCCCGTCTCGTGATCGACCTCGTACTTGTTCCGCGAACCCTTCGGAATCTCGATGGTGACGTCGAACTCCACGGGAGGCTCCTCCATGATCAACACATAGGTCTGGTGATTAAGTGTCCCCCACGCAGGTGTGTGGTGGCGAAAGGGGCTGGTCCTAGGTGCCTGAGGCCAGATCGTGGCAGGTCAGGCGGTGGCGCGACGCCGCCCGGGCGCGGTGGCGCGCAGCCACCCGAGCGCTGGGGGCACCTCCCGGCATGAGCTCGGGGAAGGAGACATGGCGGCTGACGGCGCTGGCCGCCGCGGTCGGGCTCGCGGTCGCGGCCGGCTCCGTGGCCGCGGCCGGGCCGTGGGACTCCGGCCAGCGTACGGCCGAGCGCGCCCGCGCGGCGGCCCAGGAGCGGCGCCCGGGGGGCGCACAGCACGCCGGGCCGGAGCCCGGAGCCGCCGCCCCCGTCCTGGCGGCGCTCGGCGCGCCCACCGGCTCCGGGACCCCGGGGACCGGCGAGGACGCGGTGCCGCCGCCCACCGCGTCCGGCCTGGCCGACGCGCTCGAACCGCTGCTGGACGACCAGGCCCTGGGCCCGGTGCGGACCGCGTCCGTCGTCGACGCGGCCACCGGCCGCCAGGTCTACGGCGCCGGCGCGGGCACCGGGGCCACCCCCGCCTCGGTCATCAAGCTGGCCACCGGGGCCGCGGTGCTGTCCGCGCTCGGCCCGGAGCACCGGCTCAGCACCCGTGTCGCCGACGGCGGCAAGGGGCGCGTCATCCTGGTCGGCGGCGGCGACCCGACGCTCACCGCCCGCGCCGTCCAGGGCGGCGACCACCCCGCCAGCCTGCGCGAGCTCGCCGACGACACGGCCCGCGCGCTCAAGAAGCGCGGCACGCGGCGGGTGTCGCTCGGCTTCGACACCTCGCTGTACTCCGGCACCGTCCAGCACCCGATCGGGCCCAACGAGAACATCTCGCCCGTCACCCCCCTGATGGCCGACGAGGGGCGCCTGGACGAGAGCGACCACGGCCCGGCCCCGCGCAGCGGCGACCCGGCCGCCGACGCGGCCCGTACGTTCGCGGCGATGCTGCGGGACCGGGGTGTCGCGGTCAAGGGCGAGCCGAACGGGGCCAAGGCGGCCAAGGACGCCGACGTACTCGCCACCGTCCGCTCCCAGCCGCTGTCCGCGCTGGTCGAGCGGATGCTGACCACCAGCGACAACGACATCGCCGAGGCGCTCGCCCGGCACACCGCGCTCGCCGCCCACCGGCCCGCGAGCTTCACGGGCGCCGCGCGGGCCGTCACCGACCGGCTGAAGAAGCTCGGCGTGCCGGTCACCGGGGCGAAGATCGCGGACGGCAGCGGCCTGGACCGCGCCGACCGGGTGTCCGCCGGGCTCCTGTCGCAGGTGCTCGTACGGGCCGCCGACGGCGAGCACCCCGAGCTGCGCCCGGTCATCACCGGCCTGCCGGTCGCCGGCTTCACCGGTACGTTGCGCGGCCGGTACGCACAGGACGCGGTGGGGCGCGGCGTGGTGCGCGCCAAGACCGGCACCCTGACGGGCGTCAACACGCTGGCGGGCACGGTCGTGGACGCCGACGGCCGACTGCTGGTGTTCGCGTTCATGACGACGGGGACGACGGACGCGCTGGGTGCCCAGCGGGCCCTGGACCGCCTCGCCTCGGCGGTCGCCAACTGCGGCTGCCGTTAGGGCGCGCCCGGCGCACGTCGGGGCGGGCCGGGGCGCGCCGTGGCGGCGCGCGCGGCGGGAGAGGGCAACCCTGCGCCACCGCGCCCGCGGGGCTCCCGCGGCACGTACCGTGAACCCATGACGAGCATCGGTGGTGCCGAGATGGTCGACTGGAAGCTCGCGGTGGCGACCGCGAGCCGACTCGTGCGGCCCGGGCCGGAGGTGAGCCGGGACGAGGCGCGGGCCGTCGTCGCCGAGCTGCGGCGGCACGCGAAGTCGTCGGAGGAGCACGTCCGCGCCTTCACGCGGATGGCTCCGGTCGGCGCGGCGGCCGACACCCCCGTGCTGGTCGTCGACCGCACCGGCTGGGTCAAGGCCAACGTCGCGGGGTTCCGCGAGCTCCTGCGGCCGCTGCTGGGCAAGATGCAGGAGCGCCGCGGCGGCGTGCCGGGCGGCGCCGTGCTCGGCACGGTCGGCGGCAAGGTGACCGGCGTGGAGCTGGGCATGCTGCTGTCCTTCCTCGCCTCCCGGGTGCTCGGCCAGTACGAGACGTTCGCCCCGCCCACCCGCGAGCTGCCCGCCGCCGGGGCCGGGGGCGGGCGGCTGCTGCTCGTGGCGCCCAACATCGTGCACGTGGAGCGCGAGTTGGACGTGGAGCCGCACGACTTCCGGCTGTGGGTGTGCCTGCACGAGGAGACGCACCGTACGCAGTTCACCGCCGTGCCCTGGCTGCGCGACCACGTCGAGTCGGAGATCCAGGCGTTCCTCGCCGAGACCGACGTGGACCCGGCGACGCTGCTGGAACGGTTCCGCGAGGCCGCCCAGTCGCTGACCGGCAACCGGCCCGAGGGCGAGGAGGAGGGCGGCCGCAGCATCGTGGAGCTGGTGCAGACCCCCGTCCAGCGCGAGATCCTCGGCCGGCTGACCGCTGTGATGTCCCTGCTGGAGGGGCACGCCGACTACGTGATGGACGGGGTCGGCCCGGCGGTCGTGCCGTCGGTGGCGGAGATCCGGGAGAAGTTCCAGAAGCGGCGGGCGAGCGGCGCGGGCCGCCTGGATCTGGCGCTACGCCGGCTGCTGGGGCTGGACGCGAAGCTGCGGCAGTACCGTGATGGAGAGCGGTTCGTGCGGGCCGTCGTGGACCAGGTCGGTATGGACGGTTTCAACCGGGTATGGACCTCGCCGAACACCCTCCCGACCAAGTCGGAGATCAGCAAACCCGCCGAGTGGGTCGCGCGGGTGCACCGTACGGCAGAGTCGTGAGCCCGGCACCCGCCATGGCAGATGAACGCCCTCGGTATCACCCGTCCGAGGGACCGTGGCGGAAGGGTGGGCGTGCGATGCTCGGGTAACAGCTCACTTCTGTCACCATCGACGTACTCAGCGTGACGAAGTGAAGTGTTCATACGCCCCGAGAAGAGCCATACGCCCCGAGGCAGCCCCTCCGAGGCGCCCCCTCGATTGACAGATGGGAAACGGACATGGGTCCCCATCCTGCGGTCGCCGCGATACGCCTGGCGGTCCGCCGCGTGCTCCACGACGTCCTTGTCGACCGCCCCGACGCCGACCGCCCCGACGCGCTCGGCGAGCACTCCGACGTGCTCGTCGGCCCCGGCGGCCCGGTGCTCGGCCACCCCGGCCCGGCGGTCGCCTCCGCCGCGCCGGCCGCCGCGCCCGGCGCCCCGGCGCCCGCCCGCGGCGGGTCCGCCGCGGGGTCCGCCCCGCCGCTGGTCCTCGTCGCCTGCTCCGGCGGCGCCGACTCCATGGCGCTCGCCTCCGCCGTCGCCTTCGAGGCCCCCAAGCTCGGCATCCGCGCCGGCGCCGTCACCGTCGACCACGGCCTCCAGGCCGGGTCCGAGGTGCGCGCCGCCGAGGTCGCGGACCGCCTCCGGGCACTGGGGTTCGACCCCGTCGAGACCGTCGCCGTGACCGTCGGCCGCGCCGGCGGCCCCGAGGCCGCCGCCCGCGACGCCCGCTACCGGGCGCTGGACGCCGCCGCCGAGCGCCACGGTGCCGCCGCCGTGCTGCTCGGGCACACCCGCGACGACCAGGCGGAGACGGTGCTGCTGGGCCTGGCCCGCGGCTCCGGGATCCGCTCCCTGTCCGGGATGCCCGCCATCTCCCAGGGGCCGGGGCCCTACGGCCGCTACCGCCGCCCCTTCCTCCAGCTGGACCGCCAGACCGCCCGCCGCGCGTGCCTGGCCCAGTCCCTGCCCGTCTGGGACGACCCGCACAACACCGATCCCGCCTACACCCGCTCCCGGGTCCGGCACGAGGCCCTGCCGATGCTGGAGAAGGCGCTGGGCAAGGGCGTCGTCGAGGCGCTCGCCCGCACCGCCCAGCTCTCCCGCGACGACGCCGACGCGCTGGACGCCTGGGCGGCCCGCGCCGAGGCCGACGTGCGCGCCGCCGACGCGGACGCCGCCGACGCCGCGGCCGGCATCCAGCTCGACGCCGCCGCCCTGCACGCGCTGCCGCCCGCCGTCCGCCGCCGGGTGCTGCGCCGTACGGCCATCGCCGCGGGCGCACCGGCCGGTTCCCTCTTCGCCCGGCACCTGGAGGAAGTGGACCGGCTGCTGACCGGATGGCGGGGCCAGCGGGCCATCAACCTGCCCGGCCGGGTCGAGGCGCTCAGGCAGGGTGGCAGACTGGTCATCCGGCAGGGCTGACCGCCCGAGCCGACGAGCCGGTTCAGAGACGAAAGTGGCGCGGGTGGACGACAAGGACATGGGTACCGACCTCAAGTCGGTCCTGATCACCAAGGAAGAGATCGACGCGAAGCTGGCCGAGCTGGCCGCGCGGATCGACGAGGAGTACGCGGGCAAGGACCTGCTGATCATCGGAGTCCTCAAGGGCGCCGTGATGGTCATGGCGGACCTGGCCCGGGCCCTGTCCACCCCCGTCACCATGGACTGGATGGCCGTGTCCTCGTACGGGGCGGGCACCCAGTCCTCCGGTGTGGTGCGGATCCTCAAGGACCTGGACACCGACATCAAGGGCCGGCACGTCCTGATCGTCGAGGACATCATCGACTCCGGTCTGACGCTGTCCTGGCTGCTGTCGAACCTGGGTTCGCGGGAGCCGGCCTCTCTGAACGTGTGCACGCTGCTGCGCAAGCCGGAGGCGGCCAAGGTCGCGATCGACGTCAAGTGGGTCGGCTTCGACATTCCGAACGAGTTCGTCGTCGGCTACGGCCTGGACTACGCGGAGAAGTACCGGAACCTGCCCTTCGTCGGGACGCTGGCCCCGCACGTCTACGGCGGCTGACGCCAGGCCGGGTACCGGCGGCCCCGTACCGACCCTGGTACCGGCGGCCGGTACCGTGCGGGAACCTCCCGGGGGTTCCCGCCGTTGGAGCATGGGAGGACGGTTGTGTTGACCGTCCACAGCGGCGTCGAGTGACAATGCTGGGGTACCGTCCGAAGGTCAGTCTTTTTCAGGCCGAGTAAGACACCGCACGCACAGGCAGCCATCGGAAGTGTTCGAACAGGTTGCCGTGCCTCACTGTGGCAGGAGGGACGGGGCGGCTCCGCCCCGTATGGATGGACGTGAAGCGCTACTTCCGTGGGCCAGTCATGTGGATCGTGCTGGCCGTCCTCGCCGTGGTCGTGTTGATGCAGGTCGTCGGCTCGTCCGGCGGCTACAAGTCGGTGGACACCAGCCAGGTCGTCGAGGCGATCGACAAGAACCGGGTCAAGTCGGCCGAGATCACCACTGGCGACGAGCGCAAGATCAAGATCAAGCTCAAGGACGACGCCGAGAAGATCTCGGGCAGCGACAAGCTCCAGGCCACCTACATCGGTGACTACGGGGTGGACATCGCCAAGACCCTCCAGGCCAACGCCGAGAAGGGCCAGCTCCCCGACGGGTACGACGTCTCGGTCTCGAAGCAGAACCCGTTCATCAGCGTCCTGCTCTCGCTCCTGCCGTTCGTGCTGATCGTGGTCGTCTTCCTGTTCCTGATGAACCAGGCGCAGGGCGGCGGCTCCCGGGTGATGAACTTCGGCAAGTCCAAGGCCAAGCTGATCACCAAGGACACGCCGAAGACGACCTTCGCCGACGTGGCCGGGTCGGACGAGGCGGTCGAGGAGCTCCAGGAGATCAAGGAGTTCCTCCAGGAGCCGGCGAAGTTCCAGGCCGTGGGCGCCAAGATCCCCAAGGGTGTGCTGCTGTACGGCCCGCCCGGTACGGGCAAGACGCTGCTCGCCCGCGCCGTCGCGGGTGAGGCGGGCGTGCCGTTCTACTCGATCTCCGGTTCCGACTTCGTCGAGATGTTCGTCGGTGTCGGTGCCTCCCGGGTCCGCGACCTGTTCGAGCAGGCCAAGGCCAACGCCCCGGCGATCGTCTTCGTCGACGAGATCGACGCCGTCGGCCGCCACCGCGGCGCCGGCATGGGCGGCGGCCACGACGAGCGCGAGCAGACGCTGAACCAGCTGCTGGTCGAGATGGACGGCTTTGACGTCAAGGGCGGCGTCATCCTGATCGCCGCCACCAACCGCCCGGACATCCTGGACCCGGCGCTGCTGCGCCCCGGCCGCTTCGACCGGCAGATCGCCGTCGACCGCCCGGACATGCAGGGCCGCCTGGAGATCCTCAAGGTGCACCAGAAGGGCAAGCCGGTCGCCCCGGACGTCGACCTCTCGGCCGTCGCCCGGCGCACCCCCGGCTTCACCGGTGCCGATCTGTCGAACGTGCTGAACGAGGCCGCGCTGCTCACGGCCCGCAGCGACAAGAAGCTGATCGACAACCACTTCCTGGACGAGGCGATCGACCGTGTCGTGGCCGGCCCGCAGAAGCGGACCCGGATCATGAGCGACAAGGAGAAGAAGATCACCGCGTACCACGAGGGCGGTCACGCCCTGGTCGCGGCGGCCTCTCCGAACAGCGACCCGGTGCACAAGGTCACGATCCTCTCCCGCGGCCGGGCCCTGGGCTACACCATGGTCCTGCCGGACGAGGACAAGTACTCGACCACGCGCAACGAGATGCTGGACCAGCTCGCCTACATGATGGGCGGCCGCGCGGCGGAGGAACTGGTCTTCCACGACCCGACCACCGGCGCCTCCAACGACATCGAGAAGGCGACCGCGACCGCCCGCGCCATGGTCACGCAGTACGGCATGACCGAGCGGCTCGGCGCGATCAAGTTCGGCTCCGACAACTCCGAGCCGTTCCTGGGCCGCGAGATGGCGCACCAGCGCGACTACTCCGAAGAGGTCGCCGCGCTGGTCGACGAGGAGGTCAAGAAGCTCATCGAGGCCGCGCACAACGAGGCCTGGGAGATCCTCGTCGAGAACCGCGATGTGCTGGACAACCTGGTCCTGGCGCTGCTGGAGAAGGAGACGCTCAACAAGGAGGAGATCGCCGAGATCTTCGCCCCGATCGTCAAGCGCCCGGCCCGCCCGGCGTGGACCGGCTCCTCGCGGCGTACGCCCTCCACCCGCCCGCCGGTCACCTCGCCGAGGGAGCTGGCGGTGGCCAACGGCACGCAGCCGCAGGCCCCGGCGCTGGCCAAGAGCACGGCCGAGGACACCGCCGCCGTGGAGCGGCCGGAGGAGTCCACCGGCGAGAGCAGCTGACACCGAGCCGTACGGGGCCCCAAGGCCCCGTACGGCCCCGGAATGAATGCCGCGGCACCCAGGTTCTAGCCTGGTGACGCGGCATTCCGCATGTGTAGGCACATGTGCAAGTAAAGGAACGAGGCACTTCCATGACCGATCCCGTGACACTGGACGGCGAAGGCCGCATCGGCGTGTTCGACGAGAAGCGGGCGGAGAACGCGGTCAGGGAGCTGCTCATCGCGGTCGGGGAGGACCCGGACCGCGAGGGCCTGCGGGAGACGCCGGCCCGGGTCGCCCGCGCGTACCAGGAGATCTTCTCGGGCCTGTGGCAGGAGCCGGAGGACGTCCTCACCACGACGTTCGACCTCGGTCACGACGAGATGGTGCTGGTGAAGGACATCGAGGTGTACAGCACCTGCGAGCATCACCTGGTGCCGTTCCAGGGTGTCGCGCACGTCGGATACATCCCGTCGCACGACGGGAAGATCACGGGTCTGTCGAAGCTCGCCCGCCTCGTCGACGTCTACGCGCGGCGGCCCCAGGTCCAGGAGCGGTTGACCACGCAGATCGCCGAGTCGCTGGTGCGGATCCTGGAGCCGCGCGGGGTGATCGTGGTCATCGAGTGCGAGCACATGTGCATGTCGATGCGCGGGATACGCAAGCCGGGCGCCAAGACGATCACCTCGGCGGTGCGGGGCCAGCTGCGTGACCCCGCCTCCCGCTCCGAGGCGATGAGCCTGATCATCGGGCGCTGAGGCCCACCGGTTCCGCCGGCCCCCCGGCGGAACCTTTCGGCAGGGCCCCGGCGTCAGGAGCGCTGCGCCGGAGGCTTGGGGGCCTTGTGCGCCGGGGGCTTGGGTGCCTCAGGGGCCTCGAGCCGGTTGCTCAGCCACTCCAGGCAGCCGGGGATCTCGCGCTTCCAGGTGTTGAAGTTGTGCCCCCCGCTTTCGAGGATCATCGACGAGATGCGGGTGGGCGCACCCTGGCGGTTCAGCTTGATCACCTTGTCGATGAACTTCTCGGTCTTCTTGTGGAGCTTCTCGCCGTGCTTGCTGCTGGTGACCAGCAGCGAGACCGGCGGGGCGGGCTTGTGGTCCAGCCGCCACATCAGGTTGTTCTCCCGCCGGACCTGGGCGCTGCCGCCGAACAGGTCGCCGGTCGTCGCGTCCTTCGGCGCCTCGTACGCGGGCGACAGCCCGACGCCCACGGAGAACGCCTTCGGGTGGCGCATCGGCATCTTCAGCGCGCAGTAGCCGCCGGTCGAGTTGCCCATGACGCCCCAGTTCTGAGCCTTGTCGCCGACCCGGTAGTGGGCGGTGACCGCGTTCCGTACGTCCTGGGTGAAGTAGGTCTCGGTCTGCGGGCCGCCGGGCACGTCCATGCACTCGGTGTCCCGCGGCGGCTTGACGGTGGGCCGCATCATCACCAGCACCATCGGCGGCATCTTGCCGTCCTTGACCAGCTTGTGCGCCGTCTGCGGGTACTTGAGCCCGTACATCAGCGCCTCGGTGGTGCCCGGGTAGCCGGTCAGCACCAGGGCGGCGCGGAACCTGTGGTTCTTGTACTCCTCCTGGAAGTACTCCGGCGGCAGGTAGACGTACGCCTTGCTGGCGATCCGGGACTGCGGGCCCTGGATCGTCACCTTCTCGATCCGCCCGGCCACGGTGGCCTGGTGGCTTCCCGGAACGTTCACCTTCTGGACGCCCTGGACCTGCACCTGCTTGCTCAGCGGTGTGTCATGATCGACCACGACCCCCGGAGTGTCCTCGGTGCCGAGCAGATCCGCCCAGGAGCCGTAGAAGCCGAACGACTGGTTGGCCCAGAGGCCGACCGCGGCGAACAGCGATATCTGGGCCAGGAGCAGAGTTCCTATTCGGCCCAGTACAGCCTGTACGCTGCGGCCCGCGAGCTTCGGCCATAGCCAGATGGTCGCGGCGAACAGCAGCACCGCCACAAGGACGGCGAGCAGCACGGTTTTCGTGGCGGTGAGACCCATCACAGTCTTTCTGTCGGGCGGTCGGTCATCCCCCGTGCCGCGCGATGGAACCCCATGCCCATGAACGCCGTCTTGGAAGGCGCAAATTGTCCAGGTGCCGCGTCCGCGGGACGCAGATCCTCACGACAGGGGCGACGGGAAAGCAAATGTCTGAAATGCAAGATGGCGAAAAGTCCGGGGTGGTTCCTCCGCGGCTGCGGCGCCTGATGCGCGGACCACGTCCGGAGACCATCCCCACGGTCGTCGGCACGGCCTGCATGCTGATCGGGCTGCTCAATGTTGCATCCGGCATTTTCCCACGCTTCCGACACAGCAAGTTCCACACCTTCACCGAGGTGTTGCCCGGAGCGGTGAGCCCGCTGGCCGCCGCCTCCTCCATCGTCGTCGGCCTGCTGCTGCTGATGCTCGCGCACGGGCTGAAGCGGCGTAAGCGGCGTGCCTGGGTGGCCGCGGTGGGGCTGCTGCCGATCGGGGCGACCGCACAGCTGATGTACCGGGACTCGGTCTGCGGCGCGCTGCTGTCGCTCGCGCTGCTGGCGCTGCTGATCTGGCGCCGCGAGGAGTTCTTCGCCCTGCCGGACCCGCGCAGCCGCTGGAAGGCGCTGGCCAGCTTCGTGGTGCTGGGCGGGGTCAGCCTGGGCCTGGGCTGGCTGATCGTCGACGGGCACCCGGACAAGGTCGTCGGCAGCCCCTCGGTCCAGGACCGGCTGGAGCACATCATGTGGGGCCTGTTCGGGTTCGAGGGCCCCGTCGACTACATCGACCGCGTGGACTACACCGTCGGCTACTCGCTCGGCGCCCTCGGCCTGCTGACCGTGGCCACCACCGCCTACCTGGCCTTCCGCCCCGCGAACCCGGTGGCCCGGCTCACCCAGGACGACGAGGACCGGCTGCGGGAGCTGCTCGCCCAGCACGGCGGCCGGGACTCCCTCGGCTACTTCGCGCTCCGGCACGACAAGGCCGTCGTCTTCTCCCCGAGCGGCAAGGCCGCCGTCTGCTACCGCGTCGTCTCCGGCGTGATGCTGGCCAGCGGCGACCCCATCGGCGACGTGGAGGCGTGGCCGGGCGCCATCGAGCGCTTCATGGAGGAGGCCCGCCGGCACTCCTGGACCCCCGCGGTCATGGGGTGCAGCGAGACGGGCGGCCACGTGTGGACCCGCGAGACCGGTCTGGACGCGCTGGAGCTGGGCGACGAGGCGATCGTCGACGTGCCGGACTTCACCCTCACCGGCCGGTCGATGCGCAACGTACGGCAGATGGTCAAGCGCATCGAGCGCAACGGCTACGAGACCCGGGTGCGGCGGGTCCGCGACCTCGACCCGGAGGAGCTGGCGCGCATCCAGCTGGCCGCGAACGCCTGGCGGGACACCGAGACCGAGCGCGGCTTCTCGATGGCCCTGGGCCGGATCGACGCGGACCACGACGGCGACGCGGTGATCGCGACCGCGCACAAGGCCCCGGAGGAGGGCGAGGCGCCGAGCCCGTACGGGGACCTCAAGGCCATGCAGCACTTCGTGCCGTGGGGCAAGGACGGCATATCCCTGGAGCTGATGCGCCGCGACCGCAGCGCCGACCCCGGCATGAACGAGC
Coding sequences within it:
- a CDS encoding zinc-dependent metalloprotease, with the protein product MTSIGGAEMVDWKLAVATASRLVRPGPEVSRDEARAVVAELRRHAKSSEEHVRAFTRMAPVGAAADTPVLVVDRTGWVKANVAGFRELLRPLLGKMQERRGGVPGGAVLGTVGGKVTGVELGMLLSFLASRVLGQYETFAPPTRELPAAGAGGGRLLLVAPNIVHVERELDVEPHDFRLWVCLHEETHRTQFTAVPWLRDHVESEIQAFLAETDVDPATLLERFREAAQSLTGNRPEGEEEGGRSIVELVQTPVQREILGRLTAVMSLLEGHADYVMDGVGPAVVPSVAEIREKFQKRRASGAGRLDLALRRLLGLDAKLRQYRDGERFVRAVVDQVGMDGFNRVWTSPNTLPTKSEISKPAEWVARVHRTAES
- a CDS encoding inorganic diphosphatase, translated to MEFDVTIEIPKGSRNKYEVDHETGRIRLDRRLFTSTSYPADYGFVENTLGEDGDPLDALVILDEPTFPGCLIKCRAIGMFRMTDEAGGDDKLLCVPASDPRVEHLRDIHHVSEFDRLEIQHFFEVYKDLEPGKSVEGANWVGRAEAEAEVEASIKRLEAAGGAHH
- a CDS encoding threonine/serine exporter ThrE family protein; translation: MTDRQRTGGASEPEAPEDRKPQSDEAHSAFTPPLGVPLPAPPEDEHPTSEFAVPEGLSTEPTNEPEGSAFVPPPGVTTGGTADSGAIPVFTPANGIPTVSLIKEAPWQDRMRTMLRMPIGERPAPERIDRYGDVGPAVPRVLDLTLRIGELLLAGGENAEDVEAAMFGVAHAYGLARYEPTVTFTLLSVSYQPSLVDDPVTISRTVRRRGTDYNRLAAVFRLVHDITSQDVTLEEAYGRLAEIRRNRHPYPGWALTVAAGVLAGAASMLVGGDWPVFFAAAVGAMLGDRLAWLASGRGLPEFYQFVVAAMPPAAMGVALSVADAGLQGSAVITGGLFALIPGRALVAGVQDGLTGYYITASARLLEVGYLIVGIVCGVLTVLYGGLQLGAKLNPEVALRHVERPVVQTFSAMVLALAFCVLLQQERHTVLYATLNGGVAWVTYGALADTAGVPPVAATAVAAGLVGLFGQLLSRYRYASALPYVTAAIGPLLPGSATYFGLLSLAKNDMDRGIAHLTQAAALALAIAIGVNLGGEVARLVIKAPRAATRRAAKRTRGF
- the hpt gene encoding hypoxanthine phosphoribosyltransferase; its protein translation is MGTDLKSVLITKEEIDAKLAELAARIDEEYAGKDLLIIGVLKGAVMVMADLARALSTPVTMDWMAVSSYGAGTQSSGVVRILKDLDTDIKGRHVLIVEDIIDSGLTLSWLLSNLGSREPASLNVCTLLRKPEAAKVAIDVKWVGFDIPNEFVVGYGLDYAEKYRNLPFVGTLAPHVYGG
- the dacB gene encoding D-alanyl-D-alanine carboxypeptidase/D-alanyl-D-alanine-endopeptidase gives rise to the protein MSSGKETWRLTALAAAVGLAVAAGSVAAAGPWDSGQRTAERARAAAQERRPGGAQHAGPEPGAAAPVLAALGAPTGSGTPGTGEDAVPPPTASGLADALEPLLDDQALGPVRTASVVDAATGRQVYGAGAGTGATPASVIKLATGAAVLSALGPEHRLSTRVADGGKGRVILVGGGDPTLTARAVQGGDHPASLRELADDTARALKKRGTRRVSLGFDTSLYSGTVQHPIGPNENISPVTPLMADEGRLDESDHGPAPRSGDPAADAARTFAAMLRDRGVAVKGEPNGAKAAKDADVLATVRSQPLSALVERMLTTSDNDIAEALARHTALAAHRPASFTGAARAVTDRLKKLGVPVTGAKIADGSGLDRADRVSAGLLSQVLVRAADGEHPELRPVITGLPVAGFTGTLRGRYAQDAVGRGVVRAKTGTLTGVNTLAGTVVDADGRLLVFAFMTTGTTDALGAQRALDRLASAVANCGCR
- the tilS gene encoding tRNA lysidine(34) synthetase TilS encodes the protein MGPHPAVAAIRLAVRRVLHDVLVDRPDADRPDALGEHSDVLVGPGGPVLGHPGPAVASAAPAAAPGAPAPARGGSAAGSAPPLVLVACSGGADSMALASAVAFEAPKLGIRAGAVTVDHGLQAGSEVRAAEVADRLRALGFDPVETVAVTVGRAGGPEAAARDARYRALDAAAERHGAAAVLLGHTRDDQAETVLLGLARGSGIRSLSGMPAISQGPGPYGRYRRPFLQLDRQTARRACLAQSLPVWDDPHNTDPAYTRSRVRHEALPMLEKALGKGVVEALARTAQLSRDDADALDAWAARAEADVRAADADAADAAAGIQLDAAALHALPPAVRRRVLRRTAIAAGAPAGSLFARHLEEVDRLLTGWRGQRAINLPGRVEALRQGGRLVIRQG